In Plodia interpunctella isolate USDA-ARS_2022_Savannah chromosome 1, ilPloInte3.2, whole genome shotgun sequence, one DNA window encodes the following:
- the LOC128670674 gene encoding large ribosomal subunit protein uL29-like, producing MGKVKCSELRTKDKKELFKQLEELKTELTSLRVAKVTGGVASKLSKIRVVRKAIARVYIVYHQKMKVNLRNHYKNKKYKPLDLRPKKTRAMRKALTKHESKIKTRKEIRKKSLFPPRVYAVKA from the exons ATG GGAAAAGTCAAGTGCTCGGAATTGCGCACTAAGGACAAAAAAGAGCTCTTCAAACAACTGGAAGAGCTCAAAACTGAGCTTACTAGCCTCAGGGTAGCCAAAGTTACTGGAGGTGTTGCTTCAAAGTTATCAAAAAT CCGTGTGGTAAGAAAAGCAATCGCCCGTGTTTACATTGTCTACCACCAAAAGATGAAGGTTAACCTTCGCaatcattacaaaaacaagaaATACAAACCCTTGGACTTAAGACCCAAAAAGACCAGAGCCATGCGAAAAGCATTGACTAAACATGAATCCAAAATTAAAACCAGGAAAGAAATAAGGAAGAAGTCTCTGTTTCCTCCTAGGGTTTATGCTGTAAAAGCTTAA
- the LOC128670670 gene encoding N-terminal Xaa-Pro-Lys N-methyltransferase 1-A-like has protein sequence MNENRSICYEKSLEYWADIPPTIDGVLGGFGYISQVDVQGSTLFLKALFSSRNPPSTQTALDCGAGIGRITKHVLIPHFNKVDVIEPDEKFIKEIPEFVGPMKIKLGSLYKLGLQEFIPDKKYDVIWNQWVLGYLTDDDLVSYLIRCKNALAENGVVVIKENVTTSGNVEKDEVDSSVTRSLKQYLKLFKTAHLKRIKQSKQTNFPNGIYPVYMFALVPIPEDQTVTIQEISEGSLENPLSTVL, from the exons ATGAATGAAAATCGTTCAATTTGTTACGAAAAGTCTTTAGAGTATTGGGCAGATATACCACCTACTATAGATGGAGTACTAGGAGGATTTGGTTATATTTCGCAAGTAGATGTACAGGgatcaacattatttttaaaagcacTATTTTCATCACGAAATCCACCCTCTACTCAGACAGCTCTAGACTGTGGTGCCGGAATTGGAAGaataacaaaacatgttttgaTTCCCCATTTTAACAAGGTAGATGTAATTGAACCCGatgaaaagtttataaaagaaattccGGAATTCGTTGGCCCAATGAAAATCAAGTTGGGGTCTTTGTACAAGCTAGGCCTTCAAGAATTTATTCCTGATAAGAAATATGATGTTATTTGGAATCAGTGGGTTCTTGGATACCTAACAGATGATgacttagtttcctatttgatACGCTgcaa aaaCGCCTTGGCAGAAAATGGAGTAGTTGTGATTAAAGAAAATGTGACCACATCTGGAAATGTTGAAAAGGATGAAGTAGATTCATCTGTGACAAGATCTTTAAAACAATACTTGAAATTGTTTAAGACCGCACACTTAAAGAGAATAAAACagtcaaaacaaacaaattttccaAATGGAATATACCCTGTGTATATGTTTGCGTTAGTACCAATTCCAGAAGATCAAACTGTGACAATCCAGGAGATATCAGAGGGCTCACTAGAAAATCCTTTGTCTACAGTACTGTAA
- the O-fut1 gene encoding GDP-fucose protein O-fucosyltransferase 1 isoform X1, translated as MLNFLFIIALLVINTRAVSYDKNGYIVYCPCMGRFGNQADHFLGALAFSKGINRTLILPPWVEYRYGESRSIQVPFDTYFKVDSLLLYHRVVSMESFMADTAPVIWPKSERISFCYTKRAGAETESCNAKSGNPFGPFWDTFNIEFVGSEFYGPLNYDAHNKDMMKKWRQNYSSGDWPVIAFTGAPASFPVQKENINLQKYLLWSDEFQTKSKSFIKKNMSGGGFLGIHLRNGPDWTKACKHVQDSPMLFAAPQCVGYKNEKGPLTLSMCLPDKMDIVKQIKRALKKLNDIKYIFVASDSNHMTDELNYSLKSFDIKIVVLLPSNPHLDLAILGQSNYFIGNCVSSFTAFVKRERDSKGLPSEFWSYPYRKKTKHDEF; from the exons ATgttgaattttctctttataattgCGTTATTAGTGATAAATACAAGAGCAGTTAGCTATGACAAAAACggatatattgtttattgtcCCTGTATGG GCAGATTTGGAAACCAAGCAGACCATTTTTTAGGTGCATTAGCATTCAGCAAGGGCATAAACAGAACATTAATATTACCTCCTTGGGTTGAATATAGATATGGAGAATCAAGGTCTATTCAAGTTCCTTTTGATACATATTTCAAAGTTGATTCCCTACTATTGTATCATAGAGTGGTCTCTATGGAATCGTTTATGGCAGACACAGCACCTGTTATTTGGCCAAAAAGTGAAAGAATATCTTTCTGTTATACCAAACGAGCAGGGGCAGAAACTGAAAGTTGTAATGCCAAGTCAGGAAACCCATTTGGGCCATTTTGGGACacttttaatattgaatttgtaGGATCAGAGTTCTATGGCCCTTTGAATTATGATGCTCATAATAAAGATATGATGAAAAAGTGGAGACAAAATTACTCCTCTGGAGATTGGCCAGTTATTGCATTCACAG GTGCTCCAGCGAGTTTTCCCGTTCAAAAagagaatataaatttacaaaaatatttgttatggaGTGACGAATTTCAAACAAAGTCCAAAtcgtttataaaaaagaatatgagTGGTGGTGGATTTTTAGGTATTCATCTTAGAAATGGCCCAGACTGGACCAAAGCATGCAAGCATGTACAAGATAGTCCTATGTTATTCGCTGCTCCGCAATGTGTtggttataaaaatgaaaaaggtCCACTTACATTATCTATGTGTCTTCCAGACAAAATGGATATAGTGAA ACAGATAAAGAGGGCTTTGAAAAAACTgaatgacataaaatatatatttgttgcaTCAGATTCAAATCATATGACAGATGAACTTAATTATTCCTTAAAGAgctttgatataaaaattgttgtatTGCTGCCTTCAAATCCCCACCTCGACTTGGCAATACTTGGTCAGTCTAactattttattggaaattgtGTTTCATCTTTCACAGCTTTTGTGAAAAGAGAAAGAGACAGCAAGGGTTTACCTTCCGAATTCTGGTCATATCCATATCGTAAAAAAACGAAACATGATGAATTTTAA
- the O-fut1 gene encoding GDP-fucose protein O-fucosyltransferase 1 isoform X2, with translation MLNFLFIIALLVINTRAVSYDKNGYIVYCPCMGRFGNQADHFLGALAFSKGINRTLILPPWVEYRYGESRSIQVPFDTYFKVDSLLLYHRVVSMESFMADTAPVIWPKSERISFCYTKRAGAETESCNAKSGNPFGPFWDTFNIEFVGSEFYGPLNYDAHNKDMMKKWRQNYSSGDWPVIAFTGAPASFPVQKENINLQKYLLWSDEFQTKSKSFIKKNMSGGGFLGIHLRNGPDWTKACKHVQDSPMLFAAPQCVGYKNEKGPLTLSMCLPDKMDIVKFSYLSQWTLLSRSLIYLKLRIKDLSTQDR, from the exons ATgttgaattttctctttataattgCGTTATTAGTGATAAATACAAGAGCAGTTAGCTATGACAAAAACggatatattgtttattgtcCCTGTATGG GCAGATTTGGAAACCAAGCAGACCATTTTTTAGGTGCATTAGCATTCAGCAAGGGCATAAACAGAACATTAATATTACCTCCTTGGGTTGAATATAGATATGGAGAATCAAGGTCTATTCAAGTTCCTTTTGATACATATTTCAAAGTTGATTCCCTACTATTGTATCATAGAGTGGTCTCTATGGAATCGTTTATGGCAGACACAGCACCTGTTATTTGGCCAAAAAGTGAAAGAATATCTTTCTGTTATACCAAACGAGCAGGGGCAGAAACTGAAAGTTGTAATGCCAAGTCAGGAAACCCATTTGGGCCATTTTGGGACacttttaatattgaatttgtaGGATCAGAGTTCTATGGCCCTTTGAATTATGATGCTCATAATAAAGATATGATGAAAAAGTGGAGACAAAATTACTCCTCTGGAGATTGGCCAGTTATTGCATTCACAG GTGCTCCAGCGAGTTTTCCCGTTCAAAAagagaatataaatttacaaaaatatttgttatggaGTGACGAATTTCAAACAAAGTCCAAAtcgtttataaaaaagaatatgagTGGTGGTGGATTTTTAGGTATTCATCTTAGAAATGGCCCAGACTGGACCAAAGCATGCAAGCATGTACAAGATAGTCCTATGTTATTCGCTGCTCCGCAATGTGTtggttataaaaatgaaaaaggtCCACTTACATTATCTATGTGTCTTCCAGACAAAATGGATATAGTGAA GTTTTCGTATTTGTCGCAATGGACGCTACTTTCTAGAAGTCTAATTTACTTGAAACTTCGCATAAAGGACTTAAGTACTCAAG ACAGATAA